A genomic region of Gemmata massiliana contains the following coding sequences:
- a CDS encoding sugar phosphate isomerase/epimerase family protein: MGFAQTVDSEGKPVHRPGKGSYHQIGLVRGQFGGVPEGEWIKFIAGAGFDGWEEASWELDLRRCDTDAGAAEYAKERVALAKQHGMEIFTVATHLQGQVLGDEPSAKTLNFCSGKGEAKAAYKAWRAAGNNPPRTDPFFVPAEVGKLMHAEAKKDLLAATRYAGHLSKLQNRKVALPGFVGSPAHCWSHWFLFPPLPSSMEGYDIPDVWKVSLELIAERFGDVWKLCKEYGVTFDLECHPSERAMGDLESAGDYISFMNNAGFEGTVGFNLDGSHMEWQNVSVIQFIREYAKYIHCAHVKGVQVEREHCRGGLLGGHRWMGHWTNGWKFVTPGTARDANSLEEIFIELNRVGFEGAVSIEWEDNDADKFSGAKAALANCRKADLPPSWGKHDDALKG; encoded by the coding sequence ATGGGATTCGCGCAGACCGTAGACAGCGAGGGCAAGCCCGTTCACCGGCCCGGTAAGGGCAGCTACCACCAGATCGGCCTCGTGCGCGGGCAGTTCGGCGGGGTGCCGGAGGGCGAGTGGATCAAGTTCATCGCCGGGGCCGGGTTCGACGGGTGGGAAGAAGCGTCCTGGGAACTCGACCTGCGCCGGTGCGACACCGACGCGGGCGCGGCCGAGTACGCGAAGGAGCGCGTGGCCCTGGCCAAGCAGCACGGGATGGAGATCTTCACCGTCGCGACGCACCTCCAGGGGCAGGTGTTGGGCGACGAACCGAGCGCCAAGACGCTCAACTTCTGTTCCGGGAAGGGCGAAGCGAAGGCCGCGTACAAGGCCTGGCGCGCGGCGGGCAACAACCCGCCGCGGACCGACCCGTTCTTCGTGCCGGCCGAAGTGGGCAAGCTGATGCACGCGGAGGCGAAGAAAGACCTGCTCGCCGCCACCCGGTACGCCGGGCACCTCTCGAAGCTCCAGAACCGCAAGGTCGCGCTGCCCGGGTTCGTGGGCAGCCCGGCGCACTGCTGGAGCCACTGGTTCCTGTTCCCGCCGTTGCCGAGCTCGATGGAGGGGTACGACATCCCGGACGTGTGGAAGGTGTCGCTGGAGCTGATCGCCGAGCGGTTCGGGGACGTGTGGAAGTTGTGCAAGGAGTACGGGGTCACGTTCGACCTGGAGTGCCACCCGTCCGAGCGCGCGATGGGCGACCTCGAGAGCGCCGGCGACTACATCTCGTTCATGAACAACGCCGGGTTCGAGGGCACGGTCGGGTTCAACCTCGACGGCTCGCACATGGAATGGCAGAACGTGTCGGTGATCCAGTTCATCCGCGAGTACGCGAAGTACATCCACTGCGCGCACGTGAAGGGCGTGCAGGTGGAGCGCGAGCACTGCCGCGGCGGGCTGCTGGGCGGGCACCGGTGGATGGGCCACTGGACCAACGGCTGGAAGTTCGTCACCCCGGGCACCGCGCGCGACGCGAACAGCCTGGAAGAGATCTTCATCGAGCTGAACCGCGTGGGCTTCGAGGGCGCGGTGTCGATCGAGTGGGAGGACAACGACGCGGACAAGTTCTCCGGCGCGAAGGCCGCGCTTGCGAATTGCCGAAAGGCGGATCTGCCGCCGAGTTGGGGCAAGCACGACGACGCGCTGAAGGGTTGA
- a CDS encoding ATP-grasp domain-containing protein — MSIKLVYIQSQNGIPATDSFYRAWDGFRKRGVRCELFEPSQLEALPLTRDTLVAGGVPIVEAALTKLGVPVPVADNLPACLAKYRGRKVWSSTWSTLRSEYGQKALSEPLWVKPLRRNKGFPSVAVYGTDDMPDATRLPDGHEVLVSEYVTFVSEWRCFVRNGQILDVCRYQGDVFRYPDPQVIKNAIADHSPIAPAGYGIDFGVLTTGRTVLVEVNEGYSLNPYGLESMEYSELLEARWGELMGK; from the coding sequence ATGTCGATCAAGCTCGTTTACATCCAGTCCCAGAACGGCATTCCGGCGACGGACTCCTTCTACCGCGCGTGGGACGGGTTCCGCAAGCGCGGCGTCCGGTGCGAGTTGTTCGAGCCGTCGCAGCTCGAAGCACTTCCGCTCACTCGTGACACACTGGTAGCCGGTGGGGTGCCAATCGTTGAAGCCGCACTGACCAAACTCGGTGTACCGGTTCCCGTGGCGGACAACCTCCCTGCGTGCCTCGCCAAGTACCGCGGGCGCAAGGTCTGGTCCTCGACGTGGAGCACGCTGCGCTCCGAGTACGGCCAAAAGGCACTGAGCGAACCGCTTTGGGTGAAGCCGCTACGCCGGAACAAGGGCTTCCCCTCGGTCGCGGTCTACGGCACCGACGACATGCCGGACGCAACGCGACTGCCCGACGGCCACGAGGTGCTCGTGTCGGAGTACGTCACGTTCGTTTCGGAGTGGCGGTGTTTCGTGCGCAACGGACAGATACTCGACGTGTGCCGTTATCAAGGCGACGTGTTCCGCTACCCCGATCCGCAAGTCATCAAGAACGCGATCGCGGACCACAGCCCCATCGCCCCGGCCGGTTACGGCATCGATTTCGGCGTGCTGACCACTGGCCGCACGGTACTGGTGGAAGTGAACGAGGGCTATTCGCTCAACCCCTACGGTCTGGAATCGATGGAGTATTCCGAACTCCTCGAAGCCCGGTGGGGCGAACTCATGGGGAAATGA
- a CDS encoding NHL repeat-containing protein yields MNRREFIATAAVASTGPILLGVTKKAEEKKPVIGVEGHKYECVHNWGELPGEFEWQTTHNVALDGAGNVYITHQGLKNKKGMDTVFVFDPKGKYIRSFGKDWHEGGHGIEIRKEGSEEFIYFSNTWTKTKKLVKTNLKGEQVWEKGRPECPEYAPRPDAKDATKTVTPAYNPTNICWLPDGGFNVGDGYGSNYMLNYDKDGKLVKVFGGSGKGEGQLQTPHGQWVDDRVKDKPVLVVCDRANARLSRFRLDGTPIDSTAPGQVVLFPAHAKTRGDVLLVPDLHARVSLFDKENKPIVHLGDDAEWRKKVLDGFKVRSQPKEWLPGKFVHPHDAAFDKDGNIFVVEWVSTGRITLLKKVG; encoded by the coding sequence ATGAACCGTCGCGAATTCATCGCCACCGCTGCTGTCGCGTCCACCGGGCCGATCCTGCTCGGCGTGACCAAGAAGGCCGAAGAGAAGAAGCCGGTCATCGGCGTCGAGGGCCACAAATACGAGTGCGTTCACAACTGGGGCGAACTGCCCGGCGAGTTCGAGTGGCAGACGACGCACAACGTCGCACTCGACGGCGCGGGCAACGTGTACATCACGCACCAGGGGCTGAAAAACAAAAAGGGCATGGACACGGTGTTCGTGTTCGACCCGAAGGGCAAGTACATCCGCTCGTTCGGCAAGGACTGGCACGAGGGCGGCCACGGCATCGAGATCCGCAAGGAGGGGAGCGAGGAGTTCATCTACTTCTCGAACACCTGGACCAAGACCAAAAAGCTCGTGAAGACCAACCTCAAGGGCGAACAGGTGTGGGAAAAGGGGCGCCCGGAGTGCCCGGAATACGCCCCGCGCCCCGACGCGAAAGACGCGACTAAAACTGTCACCCCCGCCTACAACCCGACCAATATCTGTTGGCTGCCGGACGGTGGGTTCAACGTCGGCGACGGGTACGGCTCCAACTACATGCTCAATTACGACAAGGACGGGAAGCTCGTAAAAGTGTTCGGCGGTAGCGGAAAGGGCGAGGGGCAACTTCAAACGCCGCACGGCCAGTGGGTCGATGACCGCGTGAAGGACAAGCCGGTGCTTGTGGTGTGCGACCGCGCCAACGCGCGCCTCAGCCGTTTCCGGTTGGACGGCACGCCGATCGACTCCACCGCCCCCGGCCAAGTCGTACTGTTCCCCGCACACGCGAAAACACGCGGTGACGTGCTCCTGGTCCCCGACCTGCACGCTCGCGTGAGCCTGTTCGATAAGGAGAACAAGCCGATCGTTCACCTGGGTGATGATGCGGAGTGGCGGAAGAAGGTGCTCGACGGCTTCAAGGTGCGTTCGCAGCCGAAGGAGTGGCTCCCTGGCAAGTTCGTTCACCCGCACGACGCGGCCTTCGATAAAGACGGCAACATCTTCGTCGTCGAATGGGTCAGCACCGGGCGCATCACGCTGCTGAAGAAGGTCGGCTGA
- a CDS encoding potassium-transporting ATPase subunit C, giving the protein MAAHIRANLVLLVSTVLVCCVLYPVTMYAVGRGLFPTAASGSLIAEPGPDGKDVVKGSRLIAQPFTSDEYFWSRPSAASYNATASGASNWGANNPKLRDRVAQFVGPIVQYKKNSWFYTGTDPEKAVQRDIEVWFAAKPDRVADWAGEFDLAVGNWAKTDFVAKTDTSDEKYGLQGEFVLAWAKDHPEVIRDWKFANPTKTDEPKPEDLAAGFFASFAKVHPGKWPGVVEVEQADKTKVKRVEPVPSDTAISANFFELWLRDPANANRVADLEPVAADMVMASGSGLDPDITLRNALSVYQLDRVAKARTPVNGDGKKIRDDIAALVKKQAFTPLSGLVGEPLVNVLELNRELDANFPVPAAGK; this is encoded by the coding sequence ATGGCTGCTCACATACGTGCGAATTTGGTTTTGCTAGTGTCCACGGTTCTGGTTTGCTGCGTGCTGTACCCCGTAACGATGTACGCCGTCGGGCGCGGGCTGTTCCCGACCGCTGCGTCCGGGAGCCTGATTGCCGAACCGGGACCGGACGGGAAGGACGTGGTGAAGGGTTCGCGGTTGATCGCGCAACCGTTCACAAGCGACGAATATTTCTGGTCGCGGCCATCAGCAGCCAGTTACAACGCGACCGCGTCCGGGGCATCAAATTGGGGCGCGAACAACCCGAAACTCCGGGACCGCGTAGCGCAGTTCGTCGGGCCGATCGTTCAGTACAAGAAGAACAGCTGGTTCTATACCGGGACCGATCCCGAGAAGGCCGTCCAGAGGGACATCGAAGTGTGGTTCGCGGCCAAGCCGGACCGAGTCGCGGACTGGGCTGGCGAGTTCGATTTGGCCGTCGGGAACTGGGCCAAGACGGATTTCGTGGCCAAAACGGACACGTCCGACGAGAAGTACGGGCTTCAGGGCGAGTTCGTCCTCGCGTGGGCGAAGGATCACCCGGAAGTGATTCGCGACTGGAAGTTCGCTAACCCGACCAAAACGGACGAACCCAAGCCCGAGGATCTGGCCGCGGGTTTCTTCGCCAGCTTCGCTAAGGTTCACCCCGGAAAGTGGCCGGGCGTGGTGGAAGTCGAGCAGGCGGACAAGACCAAAGTGAAGCGCGTCGAACCGGTGCCGTCGGATACTGCGATCAGCGCGAACTTCTTCGAGCTGTGGTTACGCGACCCGGCGAACGCGAATCGTGTTGCGGACCTGGAACCGGTTGCTGCGGACATGGTGATGGCGTCGGGTTCGGGGCTTGATCCGGACATCACGCTCCGCAACGCGCTGTCGGTGTACCAGCTCGATCGCGTGGCGAAGGCCCGCACCCCGGTGAATGGGGACGGCAAAAAGATCCGCGACGACATCGCCGCCCTCGTGAAGAAACAGGCGTTTACACCGCTCAGCGGACTCGTGGGTGAACCGCTCGTGAACGTGCTGGAACTGAACCGAGAACTGGACGCCAATTTCCCGGTTCCCGCGGCCGGTAAATAA
- a CDS encoding patatin-like phospholipase family protein, with amino-acid sequence MSDGTLGDRLDAQSPAPSGNPPEADRGFPDRITDAIERFVHLFDYVSTPFRSSWLYCGIERRIRWLIGNPLLSGQIALYLAIAWGVVGSELGLTDLFWHENAWSQFWVGVGTSWLFGTVLFVNILLRGFAPDRLPDSPTETAWWRWWVFTHSLFPSLNPGIRRVGQWMFYWLTGLFVILYLVKVLAIEVGQTFTTGAGSSGWQALPYRGLLFCAGYFSGFVAIYLLSLFDAAIELREAVARRGWLVSPEGVVCCAGDPEPAPAPQPGEPGFHRYHTLRLLHAMAISLGSAILATLAGVVIWIGATGGLISPAILLSLLLMLLDVLGGMIAFRVRGARTLGTGLLLLVALSNWNAVVRNKMTYPDIVCESGTYTYTRGSELLLNDSAYQNLPPNGELIGGEDFLVQFKNHWQKPPGQPPRTTKPRLVVVAVSGGGIRAAVWTAVVLEGLEERFGGNENPNIRDHIRIFAGASGGMVGAAAYVGDFDAGPLPQGRRDDAGLLPFSRALAADSLTPVVQTMILRDFTLSTLLPLRSDVDRGRTLEEAWDQNFKREEWRGGSPFAKKFVDLRGNKQQKTSEWGARRPALIFAPVMVEDSKRLFVSNLDLAPLTAPNGHRLDTAKGAGTTPLSRPGVEFFRLFPKADNFKLGSAARMSATFPVVSPAVSLPVNPQRRVVDAGYFDNYGIDVLANWLLHHQKAVVDNTSGVLLIQIRAYPLEKDGLGFPSQPQSPIDLIIGAVSAPLQAVLTARGSAAYHRNNELLAELHRVFNTGAQPKLCTHPDVRSDFFTTVTFEQQKDAALSWYLTAPQKKQVVEGFYHHDAAKGWVVREDEENNVERKLNAITDWFKKP; translated from the coding sequence ATGTCGGACGGCACCCTCGGCGACAGGCTAGACGCCCAGTCCCCGGCACCCAGTGGGAACCCTCCCGAGGCCGATCGCGGGTTCCCGGATCGTATCACCGACGCAATCGAGCGATTTGTCCACCTGTTCGACTACGTCAGCACGCCATTCCGAAGTTCGTGGCTCTATTGTGGGATAGAGCGCCGCATCCGGTGGCTGATCGGTAACCCGCTCCTGTCCGGTCAGATCGCCCTATATTTGGCGATCGCGTGGGGGGTCGTCGGATCTGAGTTGGGGCTGACCGACCTGTTCTGGCACGAGAACGCATGGAGCCAGTTCTGGGTGGGAGTGGGTACCTCGTGGCTGTTCGGTACGGTGCTGTTCGTGAACATTTTGCTACGGGGGTTCGCTCCGGACCGGCTCCCCGACAGCCCAACCGAAACCGCGTGGTGGCGGTGGTGGGTCTTCACGCACAGCCTGTTCCCGAGCCTCAACCCCGGCATCCGGCGGGTCGGCCAGTGGATGTTCTACTGGCTCACCGGTCTCTTCGTGATTTTGTATCTTGTAAAGGTGCTTGCGATCGAGGTCGGTCAGACCTTTACGACCGGCGCGGGCTCGAGCGGGTGGCAAGCGCTCCCGTACCGGGGGCTGTTGTTCTGTGCCGGCTACTTTTCCGGTTTCGTCGCCATCTACCTACTGTCGCTCTTCGACGCCGCGATCGAACTCAGAGAGGCGGTCGCGCGGCGGGGCTGGTTGGTGTCGCCCGAGGGGGTCGTCTGCTGCGCCGGTGACCCGGAACCGGCCCCGGCCCCACAGCCGGGCGAGCCGGGCTTCCACCGGTACCACACCCTCCGACTGCTCCACGCAATGGCGATCTCACTCGGGTCCGCCATCCTCGCAACGCTCGCCGGGGTGGTGATCTGGATCGGTGCGACGGGCGGTCTGATCTCCCCCGCCATCTTGCTCAGTCTTCTCCTCATGTTGCTCGACGTGCTGGGCGGGATGATCGCGTTCCGTGTGCGCGGGGCGCGCACCCTCGGCACCGGGCTACTGCTGCTCGTCGCGCTCAGCAACTGGAACGCGGTCGTCCGTAACAAAATGACGTACCCGGACATCGTGTGCGAGTCCGGAACCTACACGTACACCCGCGGCTCGGAGCTCCTGCTGAACGACAGCGCGTACCAGAACCTGCCACCGAACGGCGAACTGATCGGCGGGGAGGACTTCCTCGTTCAGTTCAAGAACCACTGGCAAAAGCCCCCGGGTCAACCGCCCCGCACCACCAAGCCGCGGTTGGTCGTGGTCGCGGTCAGCGGCGGTGGTATCCGGGCGGCCGTGTGGACGGCCGTAGTCCTGGAGGGGTTGGAGGAGCGGTTCGGCGGGAACGAGAACCCGAACATCCGTGACCACATTCGCATCTTCGCCGGGGCCAGTGGCGGAATGGTCGGGGCCGCGGCGTACGTCGGTGACTTCGATGCCGGTCCGTTGCCACAAGGCCGTCGCGACGACGCAGGCTTACTCCCGTTCTCCCGAGCACTCGCAGCGGACTCGCTCACTCCGGTCGTGCAGACGATGATCCTCCGCGACTTCACGCTCAGTACACTACTGCCACTACGGTCCGACGTGGATCGCGGAAGGACTTTGGAAGAGGCATGGGACCAGAACTTCAAGCGCGAAGAGTGGCGCGGCGGCTCACCGTTCGCCAAAAAATTCGTAGATTTGCGCGGCAATAAGCAGCAAAAGACCAGTGAGTGGGGCGCGCGGCGTCCGGCTCTGATCTTCGCGCCCGTCATGGTCGAGGACAGCAAGCGGCTGTTCGTCAGCAACTTAGACCTCGCACCGCTAACAGCTCCAAACGGCCACCGACTCGATACGGCAAAGGGGGCCGGCACAACGCCCCTGTCGCGACCGGGGGTCGAGTTCTTTCGCTTATTCCCTAAGGCGGACAACTTCAAACTCGGGTCCGCGGCCCGAATGAGCGCGACGTTCCCCGTGGTTAGCCCGGCGGTGTCGTTACCCGTTAACCCGCAGCGCCGGGTCGTCGACGCGGGGTACTTCGACAACTACGGGATCGACGTGCTGGCCAACTGGCTGCTTCACCACCAAAAAGCAGTAGTGGACAATACGTCCGGGGTGCTGCTCATCCAGATCCGCGCCTACCCCCTGGAGAAAGACGGGCTCGGCTTCCCCTCCCAACCGCAGTCGCCGATCGATCTGATCATCGGTGCGGTGAGCGCACCGCTCCAAGCAGTTCTGACGGCCCGTGGCTCGGCCGCGTACCACCGAAACAACGAACTCCTAGCCGAGCTCCACCGGGTCTTCAACACGGGCGCCCAGCCGAAATTATGCACCCACCCAGACGTCCGGTCCGACTTCTTTACGACCGTCACGTTCGAGCAGCAAAAAGATGCGGCCTTGAGTTGGTATTTGACCGCGCCGCAGAAAAAGCAAGTGGTCGAAGGGTTCTATCACCACGATGCCGCCAAAGGCTGGGTCGTTCGTGAGGATGAGGAGAATAATGTCGAACGAAAACTCAATGCTATAACGGACTGGTTCAAGAAACCATGA
- a CDS encoding alpha/beta hydrolase, which translates to MNRARALVVGSFLALAVSGCATAIENSIVFQPRKYPTGDWAPTPGIEDVWIESSDGVRLNGWLARAERPQAVVLYTHGNGGNITTRREVLRLFRDRLNASVMVFDYRGYGKSGGAPTETGVLDDARAARRYLAATCGVREGDVVLVGHSLGGGVAVDLAAADGARGLILEGTFTSLPDVAASHVPLLPVRAVMQSKLNSVDKIRNYRGPLFQVHGDADRIVPYSLGQKLFAAANEPKQFMTIPGGGHSDPPTPEYVAALKQFLATLP; encoded by the coding sequence ATGAACCGCGCTCGCGCCCTCGTCGTTGGCAGTTTCCTGGCGCTCGCGGTAAGCGGGTGCGCAACCGCCATCGAAAATTCGATCGTGTTCCAGCCGCGAAAGTACCCCACGGGTGACTGGGCGCCGACGCCCGGCATTGAGGATGTGTGGATCGAGTCGTCGGACGGGGTTCGCCTGAACGGGTGGCTCGCGCGTGCTGAGCGCCCGCAAGCGGTCGTGCTGTACACGCACGGGAACGGCGGAAACATCACGACCCGGCGCGAGGTGCTCCGCCTCTTCCGCGACCGACTCAACGCTTCGGTCATGGTCTTCGATTACCGCGGGTACGGTAAGAGCGGAGGCGCCCCGACCGAAACCGGGGTACTCGACGACGCCCGCGCCGCTCGGCGGTACTTGGCCGCGACGTGTGGTGTTCGCGAGGGCGACGTGGTGCTCGTGGGGCACTCGCTCGGGGGCGGGGTAGCGGTGGATCTCGCCGCGGCGGACGGCGCACGCGGATTGATTCTGGAAGGCACCTTCACCTCTCTGCCGGACGTGGCCGCGAGTCACGTCCCGCTGCTGCCGGTGCGTGCGGTGATGCAGTCCAAGCTCAACTCGGTGGACAAGATCCGGAACTATCGCGGCCCGCTCTTCCAGGTCCACGGGGACGCGGATCGCATCGTTCCGTATTCGCTGGGTCAGAAACTCTTCGCTGCCGCAAACGAACCCAAGCAGTTCATGACGATCCCGGGCGGCGGGCACTCCGACCCACCGACCCCAGAGTACGTTGCGGCCTTGAAGCAATTCCTTGCGACACTTCCGTAA
- a CDS encoding NADH-quinone oxidoreductase subunit N yields MFPTLESVSRLRAALDNDLLVFLPEIAVCAGIVALLLARLLPILDRVHLGSVALIALVVSLFVSGYQIYDSHGYLSTGEQWSVPYFGGMLVADAWGRFVRLIVLTAALITVVLSLLTGIPDRDDSADFYVLLLGGTLGMTLMTSAAHLLMVFIAVEMASLPGYALAGFLKGKRSGSEAALKYVVYGAAASGVMLYGITLLAGTFGTGTLHDVAGGIAQRGLDLPVLAGLAFMLVGLGFKLAAVPFQFWCPDVFEGAAAEVAGFLSVASKAGAIGLTGRVLLTLHAAQHGSWAIPASLGIGIAGIAMITVTFGNLAAFTQTNLKRLLAYSTIAHAGYMLMALAVVTPEGASAVLYYLAAYVAMNLGAFGIVALVRNATGSEELSATRGLVRRNPLLAVAMTVFLASLLGLPPLAGFAGKFQVFVAVYQAAKAATASGPPGLGTVFFVLLAVGAMNTAISAYYYLKIARAMLLDDPAEGAAAPATNSPAAGLFFVALVAFLFAAGVVWDPLMGETARAASAFSAK; encoded by the coding sequence ATGTTCCCAACGCTCGAAAGTGTCAGCAGGCTCCGGGCCGCACTGGACAACGACCTGCTCGTTTTCCTGCCGGAAATCGCGGTGTGTGCCGGGATCGTTGCCCTTCTGCTCGCGCGCTTGCTCCCGATACTGGACCGCGTTCACCTCGGGAGCGTGGCGCTGATCGCGCTCGTCGTGTCGTTGTTCGTGAGCGGGTACCAGATTTACGACAGTCACGGGTACCTGTCGACCGGCGAGCAGTGGTCCGTGCCCTATTTCGGCGGGATGCTCGTTGCAGACGCATGGGGCCGGTTCGTGCGCCTGATCGTGCTCACCGCGGCGCTGATTACTGTCGTTCTTTCGCTGCTCACCGGCATTCCCGATCGGGACGATTCCGCCGATTTCTACGTGCTTCTGCTCGGCGGCACGCTCGGCATGACGCTGATGACGTCCGCGGCGCACTTGCTGATGGTGTTCATCGCGGTGGAGATGGCGAGCCTGCCCGGGTACGCACTGGCCGGGTTCCTGAAGGGGAAGCGGAGTGGGAGCGAGGCCGCGCTGAAGTACGTGGTTTATGGTGCCGCGGCGAGTGGGGTGATGCTCTACGGCATCACGCTCTTGGCGGGCACGTTCGGCACCGGAACGCTTCACGATGTGGCCGGGGGTATCGCGCAACGCGGACTCGATTTGCCCGTGCTCGCGGGGCTGGCGTTCATGCTCGTGGGGCTGGGGTTCAAGCTCGCCGCGGTTCCGTTTCAGTTCTGGTGCCCGGACGTGTTTGAGGGTGCTGCGGCGGAGGTCGCGGGGTTCCTGTCGGTTGCGTCGAAGGCCGGTGCAATCGGGTTGACCGGGCGCGTGTTGCTCACACTGCACGCCGCGCAGCACGGCAGTTGGGCGATCCCCGCGAGTCTCGGTATCGGGATCGCTGGAATCGCGATGATTACGGTCACGTTCGGGAATCTCGCCGCGTTCACGCAAACGAACCTGAAGCGATTGCTCGCGTACTCGACCATCGCGCACGCGGGCTACATGCTGATGGCCCTCGCGGTTGTGACGCCCGAGGGGGCGTCGGCCGTGCTGTATTACCTCGCGGCATACGTTGCGATGAACCTCGGCGCGTTCGGCATTGTCGCTCTGGTGCGGAACGCGACCGGGAGCGAGGAACTCAGTGCCACACGTGGATTGGTGCGCCGGAACCCGCTGCTCGCAGTCGCGATGACGGTGTTCCTGGCGAGCTTGCTCGGGCTCCCGCCTCTGGCCGGTTTCGCGGGGAAGTTTCAGGTGTTCGTCGCGGTGTATCAGGCCGCGAAAGCCGCGACCGCGTCCGGTCCGCCGGGGCTCGGAACGGTGTTCTTTGTGCTGCTCGCGGTGGGCGCTATGAATACGGCGATCAGTGCGTACTACTACCTGAAGATCGCACGCGCGATGCTCCTGGACGACCCCGCGGAAGGCGCGGCCGCGCCTGCAACGAATTCCCCGGCCGCGGGCCTGTTTTTCGTTGCCCTGGTCGCGTTCCTGTTCGCGGCCGGTGTGGTGTGGGATCCGCTGATGGGCGAAACGGCCCGCGCCGCGAGTGCGTTCAGCGCGAAATGA